AAGCGCGTAAGCATTTAGCGTTGGCGTCGATGCCGAGGCCGAAACCGATGCCGAAGCCGAAACCGAAGCCGAAACCGAAGCAGATGCTGCTCACCTAATGCGTCTTCTAAGAGCTGatgctgctctctctctctgccgcTCTCAGCAATCGGTCGCACGTGTGCAGCTTTCTTATAGGGAGCGGCTTGGCCCTCTCATATTTTATATGCGCTGCctgcgtcgctgtcgctgttgttgtttttgtctgggcattgttgttgattctcttgctgtgtgtgtgtgtgtgtgtgagtgtgcgctttttacataattttacgTTATGCCGCTGCGAGACGTCCGTTAGGTTGAAAACTCTTTAAAAACAGCCTGACAGCGTCGAAAAATTATCAAACCGCAGCTTGTTCCATTCGAATGAACACACCAGTGATTTCGGTGGTGCTTAAGAAATACATTTCagttcaaaaaaaatcaaacataaatacaacCATGAAGTTCTTCATTGCCAGCGCTTGTGTCCTGCTTTTAGCATCCGGCATCTCGGCCGATCCTGTCAAGGCTGCCGCCAACGATGAGCAGTCCGGTGCATTTGCCAAATGCCTGGAAGCTGATTCCATCTCGTGTCTGCAGCTCACGGTACGGATTAACTAACCAGCAAGGATTAAATTCAATGCAATCAATAAGTGGCACAGTGAAAgtgaatacaaattatatcaTCAGCTATTTAATAACAGACCAAGTGAAAGGTCTTCTAAAGACCATGATCCAAGTGCAAAGGATGCACATGTTTAAAGTGAAAGTGTCTTAACAATTGCTGACAGTATAAATGAATGACATGAATTAATCAATTAGTGCCACTTAGCAATAGCATGTGAACAAGTTAAACAACCCTCGCTAATATGTGATTCCCATTCTCTACGTGTCTCCCTGCAGCTCTTCCGCAAGGCCAAGTCCGTCTTCGACAATCCACAAATTGAACTCTTCGGCGGCGTCTCACTGGTCAAGGCCAATGAAGGACGTCAGGGCAAATCGCTGGACAACTCAATGGCCGTTGAGGCCGCACCCACTGTGGAGGCCCGCACCGCCGAAATGGGCAACTACTTCATGGACAACGCCAAGAGCTTCTTCGCCGAGCGCTCTCTGAACTTCAACTTTGCCAATGCCGCTCGCAGCGTTGCCCGTGCCATTCCCGATGACATCAAGGCTGATCTGCGTGAGCTGGTCGTCGAGTCGCGTACCCGCAAGAAGAAGCTGTTGAAGAAGTTCCTGCCCATCCTGTTGGGCGTGGGTGCTAAGGTTGCCGTGCTCGCTGTTGGCGCCATCTTTGGTCTGCTCTTCATGGCCAAGAAGGCTTTGATTGTGTCCGTGATTGCCTTCTTCATGGCCTTGGCGGCTGGTGCCTCCAGCGGCTTGAGCCGTCTGGGCGGCTCCGGCGGCAGCGGTGGTCTTCTGGGCGGTCTCGGTGGACTGTTCGGTGGCAAGAGCTCTGGCTCCGCTGCTGTCAGCTCCGGTGGCTGGTCCTCAGGCGGTGGCTCTTCCAGCGGTGGCTGGTCCTCGGGCGGTAACTCTGGCTGGGATTCGCACGGTGCCTACAGCTCGCCAGTGGCCCAGACTATTGCCTACCAGGGCTACAAGCAGGCCAGGCGGTAAGCTCTGTGCCCCAGCAAGCAACCCACGAAATCCATAGAAATCGAAGCGTGACGAGGAGAGAGAACAATCGCTGCTAAACAATGATGACCATTTCATTAatgtctatatatttatatttatttataaattatttattttaatttatttacctaAACGtgaacgagaacgagaacgagagaGGGGCGGTGACCCCAACCATTTAAGTGCCTTCCCTAAGCAATCTCTCGGAGCAGAGAGACACCGAACACACAAAACCAAGACCACTTTTCATCTAtccacacacaaaaaaaaacaacaaccaccagtCAACACTCAACATTTCTACAACTACTCTATACTCTATACACTCTATACTCCCCACCCTAATTTCACTCTTTACTTTACTCAACTCTACACTATACTTTAATATCTTTTCTGTATTTTCACGGCTGCAATTTGATTTATGGGCACAAAATGCTTGAAACTAGTCGCGCCCATAAATCAAATGCAGTCGCCTTAactatctctctctatttGCTATCTTTCATCAAACTATGTAActgtctatctatctatctatctatctgtaTTTACCGCCATTTCTGTATCTCAATGGTAAACTGTGTTTTCCTACTTTACCGAAAAGAAAACTCTATCAAGCTGCAACATCAAAGAATCAAATAATAACTCCGAAAATATCTACAACTCAATCTCTTTCATTTCAACCACATCTATTACCTATTCACTCATTTACTCATTCACTTATTTACTTATTCACTTACTCATTTCGCTTTCAATTTGCCTGCTCGCATCAACTCTGACATCTGCAGACATCACTCATACGCCTCATTGTTTGGGCCAgctatttgcatttgtatggGCCGGCAACTTTCATTTAATTCTTTGTTATCGGCCCGAAATCGaagacaaagacaaacaaatacaaatacaaatacaacgaGGCCGCAAatgttttctaaaaaatttcacCCACTTATTTTTTGGTTAATCTTCATTTTTACTGCACTTTCCTTCGGTCGTCTCTCCAACGCTCTCTGAACCAAGAATACAACAAAGCAATTtgctaacaaataaaataaacatttcgcTACGCGCATTTTTGGACTTATTCAAGGCAGGTTCAATGTTCAATGTTCAATGCAGTGTTTAACAGCAACCGAAACAGCAACATAAATGAAAACGGAAATAACAATGGAAATGGAAGctgtatttttgtatgtgtattttgCACCTGCCTGGTTGCTATTGTTGTGAGGTgctaaacaacaaattgaagaaAGTTCGAGATGCCGCCAAAAACAACCTGGCCAGCCAATTGAGCTTTAACTTTACTAAATTTAACTTACACGTAACTCAACTGCAAGTTAAGTTAAGCTGAAAACGGCACTTTAAGGCCGACTGCCGCTACTGCCGTCATTGGCTgctttacttataaatatgaCCCAGTTAACAAGCTGCGCACTtggctgatgctgatgctgtgcGTTTCCCGTTGCTACGTGCCGTTGACTGACTATCGGCTCTTAGcgttttttttggctttggctttggctttgcctCTGGATTTGGCTTTCTTCAGACAAATGTCAGCAATTAAAGTGTCGCTGGCTTTCGTGTCTGGCTTTTCTGCTCATTTGGGCCATCTCATCGTTAGCTGTTAGATTTGCTTAGCGTTTAACATTTTGCGTTAttcgtttcattttgtttttgttatttgctcGTTGTGTTGCCTTTTCTAGCACTATTTCTAAGTGCTATTGAGACACTGTTGCTTTTTAAGTGAAACTTGTTGATTTTGATGTTGTCACGCCTGAAATTGATTGTTGCCGCTGAAACAAACAATGCGTGAAAATTAATAGAGTCATTCCCAAATGTTAATCCACTATTGGGAGTCAATTACAAGCCCGATTCTGAAGTGGCATGCGCTGTGTTGCATGCTGCGTGTTTATGTCGTTAAGTACAAGTGAAAGTTTATCTAATAGGAATTTGAATTGTCCATTATACTgtcaaatatacatatgtcaTTTATCtgacaattattttaagttccTTAAGCTTTGTAGAGTCACTTGAAAACATGTAAATAGGTTAAAGATCCACTCGAAACTCAGTATTTAAAAACTCTTTAttataaactaaaaagttgctagtaaatctaaatttaaaaaaaatttaaaacaagcaatcaaatcaaaacataTATAGGTTTCATTTCCGGTTCTGGTTCGTCCAGaggcaacaattttaaatagttttcttaCTGAGCCTTActgaaactttaatttttttgttaaatatagcGAATTGATATATGTACCAACAcacagaaaagaaaatattttgaaaccTTCTACAaacctttaaaaataatcatacattttttaagctataaataatataaatcaaaaatataattcgtATCTAGGAAATAAacggatttttttttgcagctatTCGCAAAATTTGAAACTCTTTATTTTAAAcctaaaacaaattaaaaaaatgtcaataaattgtacaataaaacccaacaaattaaatttagcgGGTCTTGAAATGAAGATCTCCGACCAAAATTTAGATGATCTCCCCAGTATCACCCCTTAAACCTCCCCCTTATAAGTTATCTTTAATTCATTGTTATGTtctatcataaataattttgtttttacttttaatttaatttctgattAGTTTAAGTTGCCTTGTAAGGTAGCAGGACACTCATCCcttgtaaaaatttcattatattttttataaaaaaaaaatatattatctaGAATATAACTTTAtattgctaaaattaaaaaggaaacAGACTAGCTTGTCTAAAGCGATTGCATCTTTTGAACTTACATTACATAAGACTTCAGCAGTCAAGTTTTAAGCGAAAGCATAAGTTTCAGCTGATAATTAACGTGGTTATCCTAAAAGTATGTCACATTTATAACTCAACTTAAAGCTTGTTGTTGACAATCAAAGTCACAGCAAATTTACACGATTGTGACTTTCACAGAGCTTTCTCCGACTTTCGCTTACTTTAACTGACGGACACCgcacaaaagtaggcaacgaTTTACGAAGAGCTGTTAACATTAAAGCCACAGAAATCACTGTTAATAATGCAAAAGACTTGGACTTGTTAGCGTGGTATTAAAGCTAAAAACCAACTGTGGGTTTGCATCACTGCTGGACGAGAATTGAAGAGCTTTTGACCACAATTGAATGATCTTGCATTTCGAATGCCGTGCATGCGTGACTTTGTTATTGCCTTTTATGGCCTAAACAACATTAACACGTTGTCATCTGCAGTTGTATAGAGTGATTTAGTTACTATTGTGGTTAATGTTGTTggtgcagttgttgttggatttaaagttgcattttgtgtggtcgttggtgttggtgttggtgttgttggtgttggtgcaAGTTGCAAGCAGCGCGTCCCGTGCACTTTTCCggtttgtggttgttgttggttgttggttggcTTGGTTGGTTTGGTTGGACATGGGTCAATGCACAGTTTACGGATTTGGCTGGCCATTTCACTGCACAGTTATCAGCGGCCAGCTGCAAAGTGTGTGAAAGTGTTGCAATATACTCGTCTAATCAAACTATTACCAGCCAATGGTAATTGAATATGTTTTAGTATGTGGTCTAGCATTTGACATTGAATAATACCAGCATTGGTAAATATGTGcactgcagttgcagttgcagttgcagttgcagttgcagtgaATCGTGTTATGGATCTGGGCATGGcagatatacaaatattaaatgagtAGAGTAAAGATTGTCCGGTTGGGCGACACTTTTCACACAATTCGTTCAAAACGCAGATGTGTGAAAGTTGTCAGTTTGCCACTTTTATTGTCAACAAATTAACGAATGTACAAACGAATAAACTAA
The genomic region above belongs to Drosophila innubila isolate TH190305 chromosome 3R unlocalized genomic scaffold, UK_Dinn_1.0 2_E_3R, whole genome shotgun sequence and contains:
- the LOC117792504 gene encoding keratin, type II cytoskeletal 1b, producing MNTPVISVVLKKYISVQKKSNINTTMKFFIASACVLLLASGISADPVKAAANDEQSGAFAKCLEADSISCLQLTLFRKAKSVFDNPQIELFGGVSLVKANEGRQGKSLDNSMAVEAAPTVEARTAEMGNYFMDNAKSFFAERSLNFNFANAARSVARAIPDDIKADLRELVVESRTRKKKLLKKFLPILLGVGAKVAVLAVGAIFGLLFMAKKALIVSVIAFFMALAAGASSGLSRLGGSGGSGGLLGGLGGLFGGKSSGSAAVSSGGWSSGGGSSSGGWSSGGNSGWDSHGAYSSPVAQTIAYQGYKQARR